A single window of Nicotiana sylvestris chromosome 5, ASM39365v2, whole genome shotgun sequence DNA harbors:
- the LOC104232147 gene encoding uncharacterized protein gives MRYATFSFGCSSNENCYSKTKKIAVFLSQIPRYRRWYNSSSAGLSSRFSSPDAHPILRSCGLQHWFKNWQELRKNKLTASTFSQAVGFFPKRRPQLWLEKIGAIEPFSGNLATCWSNIKEEEALERYKLITGNPVSFTDFQVYREMKREDDWLAASPDGVVDKFVYHLPSRGVLEIKCPFFKGDMSAATPWKRIPIFYVPQAQGLMEILDRDWMDFYVWTTKGSSLFRLHRDEEYWKLLKIALSDFWWKHVQPAKELYERSQIKNPLVELGFYKPEPQHELFRSIIYESRRVLDNSVLLMREIDGKLQN, from the coding sequence ATGCGTTATGCcactttcagttttggatgttcATCAAATGAGAATTGCTATAGCAAAACCAAGAAGATAGCAGTTTTTCTTTCTCAAATTCCTAGGTATAGAAGATGGTACAACAGCAGTAGTGCTGGACTTTCTTCGAGATTTTCCTCACCCGACGCTCATCCAATTCTTCGATCCTGTGGTCTTCAGCATTGGTTCAAGAATTGGCAAGAATTGAGAAAGAATAAACTTACAGCTAGCACTTTTAGTCAAGCTGTTGGTTTTTTTCCTAAGCGCAGACCCCAACTCTGGTTGGAGAAAATCGGGGCGATTGAACCCTTCTCGGGGAATTTAGCTACGTGTTGGAGTAACATCAAAGAAGAGGAGGCTCTTGAGAGGTATAAGCTGATAACTGGAAATCCTGTCTCTTTTACTGATTTTCAGGTATATCGGGAAATGAAGAGAGAGGATGACTGGCTTGCAGCTTCCCCTGATGGCGTGGTTGACAAGTTTGTTTATCATTTGCCATCGAGAGGGGTTTTGGAGATCAAATGCCCTTTCTTCAAAGGCGATATGAGTGCTGCAACTCCTTGGAAAAGAATTCCGATCTTTTATGTTCCACAAGCACAGGGTTTAATGGAAATATTGGATCGAGATTGGATGGACTTTTATGTTTGGACTACCAAAGGAAGCAGTTTGTTTAGGTTGCATCGTGACGAAGAATATTGGAAGCTCTTGAAGATTGCACTTTCTGACTTCTGGTGGAAGCACGTCCAGCCAGCAAAGGAGTTGTACGAGAGATCACAGATCAAAAATCCCCTTGTCGAACTAGGCTTCTATAAGCCAGAACCTCAGCATGAATTGTTCCGGTCTATCATCTATGAAAGCAGGCGTGTGCTTGACAATTCCGTGTTGCTTATGCGTGAAatagatggaaaattacaaaactgA